The bacterium genomic interval CTCGGGGCAGCCGAAGTAGAATGCTGGCGCTCAAGGCCTGCGCGCGTGCGCGCGGTCGGTTTCGGATGGTGCCATGCCCGAGTTCTTGAGAGCGAGCGACTACCGAACGGACATCGACGGGCTTCGCGCGCTCGCAGTCATTCCGGTGATCGCCTTTCACTCGGGCTTCATGCCGAACGGCTATCTCGGCGTCGATGTCTTCTTCGTGATCAGCGGATTCCTGATCACGGGGATCATCTACCGGAAGCTCCAGGCCGGAGACTTCTCGCTCGTCGACTTCTATCTGCGTAGAACGCGACGCATCATTCCGCTGTCGCTCTTCGTCAGCGCGATCTGCCTGCCCATCGGGCTGCTGACGATGCTGCCCGACGATCTGGAGAATCTCTCCCAGTCGGTGGTCGCGACGAGTCTCTTCGCGAACAACGTCCTGCAGTCCATCACGACCCGGGACTACTGGGACGTCGTCAACGAGTACAAGCCGTTGATGCACACCTGGAGCCTCGGCGTCGAGGAACAGTACTACCTGGTCTACCCGTTCCTGTTCCTGGCTCTCGGCCATGCCCGCCGGAATCTGCTCGCCCCCATTCTGATCCTCGCCACGGGGGCCTCCTTCGGACTCTTCCTGGGCCCCTTCGACGACTTCCAGAAGTTCTACTGGATCCCGTTTCGTTTCTTCGAGCTCTCGCTGGGCGGCCTCGTGGCGATCCATCTCGGTGGTCGCGTGGTCGAACATCCGGCGACGGCGATCCTTCCGGTCGGTCTACTCGCCCTGATGGTCGCCCCGTCCGGCCTGATTCCGCCCGAGGTCGCGCTCGTTTCGAGTGTTCTGCTCAGCGCAGGCATCGTGGCTTCCGCGAACTCGTCGTCGCGCGTGGCCTCGCTACTGCTCTCCAACCCGATCTCGGTCTGGACCGGAAGGATCAGCTTCAGTCTGTACATGTGGCACCAGCCCGTACTCGCCTTCGCTCGCTACGCCTGGGTCCAGGATTTCGAGCCGGAGCACCTCGTCGTCTTGTACGCGCTCACGCT includes:
- a CDS encoding acyltransferase; protein product: MPEFLRASDYRTDIDGLRALAVIPVIAFHSGFMPNGYLGVDVFFVISGFLITGIIYRKLQAGDFSLVDFYLRRTRRIIPLSLFVSAICLPIGLLTMLPDDLENLSQSVVATSLFANNVLQSITTRDYWDVVNEYKPLMHTWSLGVEEQYYLVYPFLFLALGHARRNLLAPILILATGASFGLFLGPFDDFQKFYWIPFRFFELSLGGLVAIHLGGRVVEHPATAILPVGLLALMVAPSGLIPPEVALVSSVLLSAGIVASANSSSRVASLLLSNPISVWTGRISFSLYMWHQPVLAFARYAWVQDFEPEHLVVLYALTLGLSVLTYAFVEQPFRNKQCVGTRTLLIVLGAGTLVANAGALYLYVNAGVWKDIPELGITRGEVVRNQHALYNDRIHEYDRDFVDDGRLKVLVVGNSFARDWANILLESRHADRLQISYIYNPKADSPVSERAAVADVFFWGTPSREKVLHFGVDPDALWAVGTKNFGTNNGIFYNYRGDDYLEQRTHMQSGTLEENDALRRIWGDRHLDYIELVIDDDGRVPVFTPDGMFISQDTRHLTRAGARYFAARFDARLDAILDLPSGSD